A genomic segment from Glycine soja cultivar W05 chromosome 20, ASM419377v2, whole genome shotgun sequence encodes:
- the LOC114402816 gene encoding polygalacturonase-like translates to MTNPTPKPSPSLLITLRVILGCWLCSSVAFGATYNVVNFGAKSDGKTDSTKAFLNAWSKACASTNPASIYVPQGKFLLKSVTFNGKCNNKGISITIDGTLVAPSDYSVTGSAGTWLEFERVDGVSIRGGVLDGQGTALWDCKNSGRGNCPSGATTLAFTNSNNIAIGGLTSMNSQMFHIVFNGCQNVKLQGVKVLADGNSPNTDGIHVQMSSHITILNSKIRTGDDCISVGPGTTNLWIENIACGPGHGISIGSLGKDLKEAGVQNVTVKTVTFTGTQNGVRIKTWGRPSNGFVRNVLFQDAIMVNVENPVIIDQNYCPNNKGCPDQASGVKVSDVTYQDIHGTSATHVAVKFDCSSKYPCNGIKLEDVKLTYKNQPALASCNHAGGAALGSVQPESCF, encoded by the exons atgacaaacccAACACCAAAACCTAGTCCTAGTCTTCTTATTACCCTTCGTGTGATCTTAGGTTGTTGGTTGTGTTCATCCGTTGCATTTGGAGCCACCTACAATGTGGTCAATTTTGGAGCCAAATCCGATGGCAAAACGGACTCAACCAAGGCATTTCTCAATGCATGGTCCAAAGCTTGTGCTTCTACCAACCCTGCCTCAATTTACGTGCCACAAGGAAAATTCTTGCTTAAAAGTGTGACTTTCAATGGGAAATGTAACAACAAGGGTATTTCTATAACCATTGATGGCACTTTGGTGGCTCCTTCGGATTATAGTGTCACCGGAAGCGCCGGTACGTGGTTGGAATTCGAGCGTGTCGACGGCGTTTCGATTCGCGGCGGGGTGCTTGACGGCCAAGGCACTGCCTTGTGGGATTGCAAGAACTCCGGCAGAGGAAACTGCCCCAGCGGAGCCACG ACACTGGCGTTCACCAACTCCAATAACATTGCCATCGGTGGGTTGACCTCAATGAACAGTCAAATGTTCCACATAGTGTTCAATGGATGCCAGAACGTGAAGCTGCAAGGAGTGAAGGTCCTGGCCGACGGAAACAGCCCCAACACTGACGGCATCCATGTACAAATGTCGTCCCACATCACCATCCTCAACTCAAAAATCCGGACCGGCGATGATTGCATCTCCGTCGGTCCCGGAACCACTAACTTGTGGATTGAAAACATTGCTTGTGGACCAGGACATGGAATAag CATTGGAAGCTTGGGAAAGGATTTGAAGGAAGCCGGTGTACAAAATGTGACAGTTAAAACTGTTACATTTACTGGGACTCAAAATGGTGTTAGAATAAAGACATGGGGGAGACCCAGTAACGGATTTGTGAGGAACGTCCTTTTCCAAGACGCAATCATGGTCAATGTTGAAAACCCCGTTATAATTGACCAAAATTACTGCCCAAATAACAAGGGCTGCCCCGATCAG GCTTCTGGAGTCAAAGTGAGTGATGTGACATACCAAGACATTCATGGAACATCTGCCACCCATGTTGCTGTGAAATTTGATTGCAGTTCCAAGTACCCATGTAATGGGATAAAGTTAGAGGATGTGAAGCTCACTTACAAGAACCAACCAGCCCTAGCTTCGTGCAACCATGCTGGTGGAGCAGCATTGGGTTCGGTTCAACCAGAGAGTTGCTTTTAG